From Spirosoma aerolatum, one genomic window encodes:
- a CDS encoding RES family NAD+ phosphorylase produces MSLLYRIIRDKYRHTPLSTEGSRLFGGRWNPKGVGVLYVTSTPELGLVETLAHAPSVRYEDLPTYWVFSVEVPDDIRYIRRDELPEYWQEQTYERTQEWLIDWLADPDRLGVAIPSVLVPLSYNVLLHPAHPLFDQIRVISQEIQPVDHRLWRA; encoded by the coding sequence CTTCTCTACCGTATCATTCGGGATAAGTATCGGCATACACCGCTTTCTACGGAAGGAAGCCGCTTATTTGGGGGGCGCTGGAACCCCAAAGGGGTCGGTGTACTCTATGTCACATCAACCCCTGAACTGGGTCTGGTCGAAACCTTAGCTCATGCGCCCTCAGTCCGTTATGAAGACCTACCCACTTACTGGGTGTTTTCGGTGGAGGTTCCAGATGATATTCGATACATTCGTCGAGATGAACTGCCGGAATACTGGCAGGAACAAACTTATGAACGCACTCAGGAATGGCTCATAGACTGGTTAGCAGACCCAGATCGACTTGGAGTAGCCATTCCATCGGTGCTGGTCCCCCTGTCCTACAATGTGTTGTTACATCCGGCCCATCCGTTATTCGATCAAATTAGAGTAATCAGCCAAGAGATTCAGCCTGTGGATCATCGGCTTTGGCGGGCCTAG